In Cynocephalus volans isolate mCynVol1 chromosome 16, mCynVol1.pri, whole genome shotgun sequence, the following proteins share a genomic window:
- the MRPL12 gene encoding large ribosomal subunit protein bL12m, producing the protein MLPAAARPLLGPCLALRGAALRLARQQVPRVCVARQMRSSSHRMGEALAGAPLDNAPKEYPPKIQQLVQDIASLTLLEISDLNELLKKTLKIQDVGLMPMGSMVPGAVPAAAAPEATEEEDIPKRKERTHFTVRLTEAKPVDKVKLIKEVKSFVQGINLVQAKKLVESLPQEIRANVAKAEAEKIKAALEAVGGTVVLE; encoded by the exons ATGCTGCCGGCGGCCGCTCGTCCCCTGTTGGGGCCGTGTCTCGCGCTTCGGGGCGCCGCACTCCGCCTCGCCAG GCAGCAGGTGCCGCGTGTCTGTGTAGCGCGACAGATGAGGAGCAGCAGCCATCGAATGGGCGAGGCCCTCGCCGGTGCACCCCTGGATAATGCCCCCAAAGAGTACCCCCCCAAGATCCAGCAGCTGGTGCAGGACATTGCCAGCCTCACGCTCCTGGAGATCTCTGACCTCAACGAGCTCCTGAAG AAAACGCTGAAGATCCAGGATGTGGGGCTCATGCCGATGGGCAGCATGGTGCCTGGTGCTGTCCCTGCTGCTGCAGCCCCTGAG GCCACGGAAGAGGAAGACATCCCCAAACGAAAAGAACGGACACACTTCACCGTCCGCCTGACAGAGGCGAAGCCCGTGGACAAAGTGAAGCTGATCAAGGAGGTCAAGAGCTTCGTGCAGGGAATCAACCTTGTGCAG GCAAAGAAGCTGGTGGAGTCCCTGCCCCAGGAAATCAGAGCCAACGTCGCCAAAGCTGAGGCTGAGAAGATCAAGGCGGCCCTGGAGGCGGTGGGCGGCACCGTGGTTCTGGAATAG